The Xiphophorus hellerii strain 12219 chromosome 5, Xiphophorus_hellerii-4.1, whole genome shotgun sequence genome window below encodes:
- the xpa gene encoding DNA repair protein complementing XP-A cells, with product MLLLLLLLRSFGFQIKGAVVGRTEQKKSQGGSIAPITKTTRKKQRKPSAVSFITTVRCSAETKPSPLYETIMDRSESEGADAAAPPPDQSPKPELSAAMRAKIERNRQRALMLRQARLASRPLSAVEGATSAKVSKTIDSGAGFFIEEEEGGEEERKAKKVVHQPAPVIEPDYLLCDDCQKPFMDSFLSNSFDLSVCDKCRDNEEKHKLISRTEAKQRYLLKDVDLDKREPPLRFILKKNPHNPRWGDMKLYLLLQVEKRCMEVWGSEEALEEARETREENKEVQKQKRFNKKVRELRRAVRSSTWTKNTSAHQHEYGPEEVVDPEEDLYKKTCTTCGHELTYEKM from the exons GTGGCAGCATTGCGCCAATTACTAAAACGACGAGGAAAAAACAACGGAAGCCTTCAGCTGTCAGTTTCATAACAACAGTCCGATGCAGCGCCGAAACAAAGCCGAGCCCTCTCTATGAGACCATTATGGACCGGTCCGAGTCAGAGGGAGCTGATGCTGCCGCTCCCCCGCCAGACCAGAGCCCCAAACCGGAGCTTTCTGCCGCCATGCGGGCTAAGATAGAGAGAAACCGTCAGCGGGCGTTGATGCTCCGCCAAGCTCGGCTTGCGAGCCGCCCGCTGTCCGCCGTGGAGGGGGCGACCTCGGCCAAAGTTTCCAAGACGATCGACTCTGGTGCAGGTTTCTTTatcgaggaggaggagggcggcGAGGAAGAGCGGAAAGCTAAGAAGGTGGTGCATCAGCCAG CTCCGGTGATTGAACCAGACTATCTGCTGTGTGATGACTGTCAGAAACCCTTCATGGACTCTTTCCTCAGCAACAGCTTCGACTTGTCTGTGTGCGACAAATGCAG AGACAACGAGGAGAAGCACAAGCTGATCTCCAGAACTGAGGCCAAGCAGCGCTACCTGCTGAAGGACGTCGACCTCGACAAGAGAGAGCCCCCTCTTCGGTTCATactgaagaaaaaccctcataACCCACGCTGGGGAGACATGAAGCTTTACCTTCTGCTGCAG GTAGAAAAAAGATGTATGGAGGTTTGGGGCTCAGAGGAGGCGCTGGAAGAGGCCAGAGAAACGAGGGAGGAGAACAAAGAGGTCCAAAAACAAAAGCGCTTTAACAAGAAAGTCAGAG agCTGCGCAGGGCGGTGAGGAGCAGCACGTGGACCAAAAACACCAGCGCCCACCAGCACGAGTACGGACCAGAGGAGGTGGTGGACCCAGAGGAGGACCTCTACAAGAAAACCTGCACCACCTGCGGACATGAACTCACCTACGAGAAGATGTAA